In the genome of Nocardia terpenica, one region contains:
- a CDS encoding non-ribosomal peptide synthetase, producing MHQRISLLAAEQPGATAVTDGTVTLCYRDLDRQANRLARLLRQRGAGPEVVVGVALPRTPRLIVAILAVLKAGAAYCPLDPSYPPERLRHILSDARPPLLITTDSIGRRLSLPDGTAVLDPDRDAAALAAQPDTDPEVAVHPDHLAYVVHTSGSTGAPKGVQIPHRGLNNLVDWHIRAYGITRSDRCAHVASFGFDASVWEIWPTLAAGAGLHLPDDAGRTRPDSLARWLAERRITVTFLPTPLAEEVLRVPDHRALQARLLLVGGDALTAAPPVGTPFGVVNHYGPTEATVVATAGPVSAGAAGLPSIGWPIDGVRAQLLDEKLLPVPVGTPGELYLAGPGLARGYLGRPGGTAERFVADPSGSGERLYRTGDIVRRRDDGAIDFVGRRDDQVSLRGVRIEPGEITARLRAHPEVADAAVIVRPAPNGHDHLAAYIVPASGKATPAGILDFLRQTLPAAMVPATLMSVPAFPLTAHGKLDRAALPDPAAAESALAEPPRDDLEALIAEVWYEVLGLADRAPNVHEDFLALGGHSLLATQLVARLRELLDTDLPAQVAMSAPTVAALAEAVRGGHPDPDRLATLVRLRRDVAGMSDDEVDRLLAELGGDAL from the coding sequence GTGCACCAGCGCATTTCACTGCTGGCGGCCGAGCAGCCCGGGGCGACGGCGGTCACCGACGGAACCGTCACGCTGTGCTATCGGGATCTGGACCGGCAGGCCAACCGGCTCGCCCGGTTGCTCCGGCAGCGCGGCGCCGGACCCGAGGTGGTGGTCGGTGTCGCGCTCCCACGGACGCCGCGGCTGATCGTCGCCATCCTCGCGGTGCTGAAGGCCGGTGCCGCCTACTGCCCGCTGGACCCCTCCTACCCTCCGGAACGCCTGCGGCACATCCTCTCCGACGCACGTCCCCCCTTGCTGATCACCACCGACTCGATCGGGCGCCGGCTGTCGCTACCCGACGGCACCGCGGTGCTGGATCCGGACCGCGACGCCGCAGCTCTTGCGGCCCAGCCGGATACCGACCCGGAGGTGGCCGTCCATCCGGACCATCTGGCCTACGTGGTCCACACCTCCGGCTCCACGGGCGCGCCGAAAGGGGTGCAGATCCCGCATCGCGGCCTGAACAACCTCGTGGACTGGCACATTCGCGCCTACGGGATCACCCGCAGCGACCGCTGCGCACACGTGGCGTCCTTCGGGTTCGACGCCTCGGTGTGGGAGATCTGGCCGACGCTGGCGGCGGGCGCCGGGCTCCATCTACCGGACGACGCCGGGCGCACCCGGCCGGACAGCCTGGCCCGCTGGCTGGCGGAACGGCGCATCACGGTGACCTTCCTGCCCACGCCGCTGGCCGAGGAGGTGCTGCGAGTCCCGGATCACCGTGCGCTGCAGGCACGTCTGCTCCTCGTCGGCGGCGACGCGCTGACCGCGGCCCCACCCGTCGGTACCCCGTTCGGCGTCGTGAACCACTACGGCCCCACCGAGGCGACGGTGGTCGCCACCGCGGGTCCGGTATCCGCGGGTGCGGCCGGTCTGCCGTCCATCGGGTGGCCGATCGACGGGGTGCGGGCGCAGCTGCTCGACGAAAAACTGCTGCCGGTACCGGTCGGCACGCCCGGGGAGCTGTACCTGGCCGGACCCGGACTGGCTCGCGGCTACCTGGGTCGCCCCGGAGGGACGGCGGAGCGTTTCGTCGCCGATCCGTCCGGATCGGGCGAGCGGCTGTATCGGACCGGCGATATCGTGCGTCGAAGGGACGACGGGGCCATCGATTTCGTCGGTCGGCGCGACGATCAGGTGTCACTGCGCGGTGTTCGGATCGAACCAGGTGAGATCACCGCGCGCCTGCGGGCGCACCCGGAGGTCGCGGATGCCGCGGTGATCGTGCGACCCGCGCCCAACGGCCACGATCACCTGGCGGCCTATATCGTTCCTGCGTCCGGGAAGGCCACGCCCGCAGGCATTCTCGATTTCCTGCGGCAAACCTTGCCCGCCGCAATGGTTCCGGCGACTCTGATGTCCGTCCCGGCCTTCCCGCTGACCGCCCACGGCAAACTGGACCGGGCGGCTCTGCCGGATCCCGCGGCGGCCGAATCCGCTCTCGCCGAACCGCCCCGTGACGATCTCGAGGCCCTGATCGCCGAAGTCTGGTACGAGGTACTCGGTTTGGCGGACCGGGCACCGAATGTGCACGAGGACTTCCTGGCCCTCGGCGGGCATTCGCTGCTGGCGACGCAGTTGGTCGCGCGCCTGCGCGAGCTGCTCGACACCGACCTCCCCGCGCAGGTGGCGATGTCGGCGCCGACCGTGGCGGCGCTGGCCGAGGCGGTTCGCGGCGGTCATCCGGACCCGGATCGGCTCGCCACGCTGGTGCGCCTGCGCCGCGATGTCGCGGGGATGTCGGACGACGAGGTGGACCGGCTACTGGCCGAACTCGGCGGGGACGCGCTCTGA
- a CDS encoding fatty acid desaturase family protein has protein sequence MSVRIWRHTPKDAALLGFTVAQLAVMIWFAWNWDGLGVAAAIGGFVLITVLTAYHIIVVSHLFTHVPWFVSARLNAAVSVLNSICIGQSVQIYHLTHVRNHHRYNNDPIGPDGTTGDTSSTYRDGRDGEHTPLLRYVVSGAVDSLITRGREVWASTRLWGVGSGETHLLSLVSRREPRRTRELRQIRADRAAHILSLAGFAALSWQWTLLCYLPAFFAALMLVNVQNYYRHFGADPSHRGADSVSYYGRVYNRLTFNDGYHQEHHLNPSAHWSQLTTVRERRRDLLDAQPRIISPVPAMLGFLHRNRPLLHRTRPYTPTNR, from the coding sequence ATGTCGGTTCGCATCTGGAGGCATACCCCGAAAGACGCTGCGCTGCTGGGGTTCACCGTGGCGCAGCTGGCGGTGATGATCTGGTTCGCGTGGAACTGGGACGGGCTCGGCGTCGCGGCGGCGATCGGCGGTTTCGTCCTGATCACCGTGCTGACCGCCTATCACATCATCGTGGTGTCGCACCTGTTCACTCACGTCCCGTGGTTCGTCTCGGCACGGTTGAATGCCGCGGTCTCGGTGCTGAATTCGATCTGCATCGGTCAGTCCGTGCAGATCTATCACCTGACCCACGTCCGAAATCACCATCGCTACAACAACGATCCGATCGGCCCGGACGGCACCACCGGCGACACCTCCTCCACCTATCGCGACGGCCGCGACGGGGAGCATACGCCGCTGCTGCGCTACGTGGTGTCCGGCGCCGTCGACAGCCTGATCACGCGTGGCCGGGAGGTGTGGGCGAGCACGCGCCTGTGGGGCGTCGGCTCGGGCGAGACGCACCTGCTGTCGCTGGTCTCCCGTCGGGAACCGCGGCGCACCCGGGAGTTGCGGCAGATCCGAGCGGACCGGGCCGCGCACATCCTGTCGCTGGCCGGGTTCGCGGCCCTGTCCTGGCAGTGGACGCTGCTGTGCTACCTGCCCGCCTTCTTCGCCGCGCTCATGCTGGTCAATGTTCAGAACTACTACCGGCACTTCGGGGCCGATCCCAGCCACCGCGGGGCGGACTCGGTGAGCTACTACGGCCGCGTGTACAACCGGCTCACCTTCAACGACGGCTATCACCAGGAGCACCACCTGAATCCGTCGGCGCACTGGTCCCAGCTGACGACGGTGCGCGAGCGGCGCAGAGACCTGCTCGACGCCCAGCCGCGGATCATCAGCCCGGTTCCGGCGATGCTCGGCTTCCTGCACCGGAACAGGCCGCTGCTGCACCGCACCCGGCCCTACACCCCGACGAACCGATGA